A region from the Leptospira venezuelensis genome encodes:
- a CDS encoding pyridoxal phosphate-dependent aminotransferase, translated as MNLENTPRFSDRFEFISGENDLYSLLESFKKSGEDWIDLTISNPTKVGLVYPREAILHSLEKPESLEYDPDPKGTLLARKSIVAYYKEKGYTISEEDLFLTSSSSEAYSYLIKLLCNPGEEVLIPSPGYPLFEFLSLLDGIEFNSYNLDQKTDWNIDFEDLSSKITNKTKILFLVSPNNPTGSLLTSEEFEKLKVISKTKKIALVLDEVFSDYLHEENRDQLDFFHTDFPVFVVNGVSKILALPQMKLSWMHVGGPTNWKKECKERLEIIADTYLSVGTPIQRALPELFQWRNMIQSQVLRRIRRNLQILDSFHSSHPKIAYTSPKGGWYGILQSSSFLKDEDFSFRLLQKEKVLVHPGSMFGFDEDSGNIVISLISETELFQSGLKKISNLL; from the coding sequence ATGAATCTGGAAAATACTCCTCGCTTCAGCGATCGATTCGAATTTATCTCCGGAGAGAATGATCTATACTCTCTCTTAGAGTCCTTTAAGAAATCAGGAGAAGATTGGATCGATCTTACGATTTCTAACCCAACGAAAGTCGGACTTGTCTATCCAAGAGAAGCAATATTACATTCTTTGGAAAAGCCGGAAAGTTTGGAGTATGATCCAGATCCTAAAGGGACTCTTCTTGCCAGAAAATCGATCGTTGCTTACTATAAAGAAAAAGGTTATACAATCTCAGAAGAAGACCTATTTTTAACGTCCTCTTCCTCCGAAGCATATTCCTATTTAATAAAGTTATTATGTAATCCCGGCGAAGAAGTTCTAATCCCGTCTCCAGGATATCCACTCTTCGAATTTTTATCCTTATTAGATGGAATAGAATTCAATTCTTATAACCTGGATCAGAAAACAGATTGGAATATTGATTTTGAAGACTTAAGCTCAAAGATCACTAATAAAACTAAGATCTTATTCTTAGTGTCTCCTAATAATCCGACAGGAAGCCTACTCACTTCGGAAGAATTCGAAAAACTAAAAGTCATTTCTAAAACTAAAAAGATAGCATTGGTTTTAGATGAGGTATTTTCCGATTATCTACATGAAGAAAATCGAGACCAACTCGATTTCTTTCATACAGATTTTCCGGTTTTTGTTGTGAACGGGGTCTCCAAGATACTTGCACTTCCGCAGATGAAACTTTCCTGGATGCATGTAGGAGGTCCAACAAACTGGAAAAAAGAATGTAAAGAAAGATTAGAAATTATTGCGGATACTTATCTTTCTGTAGGAACTCCAATCCAGCGTGCTCTTCCTGAATTATTCCAATGGAGAAACATGATCCAAAGTCAGGTTCTGAGAAGAATACGCAGGAATCTTCAAATTCTGGATAGTTTCCATTCTTCTCATCCTAAAATTGCCTATACATCTCCTAAAGGAGGATGGTACGGGATTTTACAATCTTCATCCTTCTTAAAAGATGAAGATTTTTCCTTTAGATTATTACAAAAAGAAAAAGTACTAGTCCATCCAGGTTCGATGTTCGGATTCGATGAAGATTCAGGAAATATTGTGATCAGCTTAATCTCTGAAACCGAATTATTCCAATCGGGTCTCAAAAAAATTTCAAACCTTCTCTAA
- a CDS encoding DUF2905 domain-containing protein: MEPLGKTFLWIGAFFLIIGAIIIFGSKIPFISSLGNLPGDIKIERENFRFYFPFATSILISIGLSLLLYLWNRFIH; this comes from the coding sequence ATGGAACCGCTAGGTAAAACATTTCTTTGGATCGGGGCATTCTTCCTGATTATTGGGGCCATTATCATTTTCGGCTCCAAAATTCCGTTTATCTCGTCTCTCGGAAATTTACCAGGAGACATCAAGATCGAAAGAGAAAATTTCAGATTCTATTTTCCTTTCGCAACTTCCATTCTAATCAGCATCGGACTTTCGCTTCTTCTGTATCTTTGGAACAGATTTATACATTAA
- a CDS encoding FAD-dependent oxidoreductase produces MSGKIHEWKNLGESKEIRTEVLVIGTGCGGATVAYELAKAGKKVTLIEEGGYYHTGSFDNHELNMAGKVSAERNMATTADGTVNIVYGKNVGGASVHYWADSYRTPKDRLELWRDKFGILGHGSEDLEPFWKELDDTLNVHPAKEENYNRMNQLVRKASKDLGWEGNPVPQARKNCQKSGHCMQGCMFGAKQSQLITHIPMAMALGADLYADTKALELEFEGDKVVGLEAVVIDRPSQKESEIKLRFKADTIVVAAGGFGSSTFLLKNGLKRKLPALGEFLAINPSPFVHALYKESIVQWRNIPSAYGVEEFRLARYAGGIYREGGYLIMANQLQPGAIGALVPGFGAEHFEIMKELPRLGGTIGWIDDPDTELGRIEIKSGGKREVQYSFGPLTKEILRDCIRKQVILNFKAGAYKVILPDLKRTVLTKSEEVGVVDSLPLTPASMAMAAPHPAGGCRMGLDPKTSVVDWNHKVHGISNLYVSDSSVFPTAVSVDPSYTIMAFSKRAAQFISEKKA; encoded by the coding sequence ATGTCGGGTAAAATTCACGAATGGAAAAATTTGGGCGAGTCTAAAGAGATCCGCACAGAAGTTTTAGTAATTGGAACAGGTTGCGGAGGTGCAACCGTCGCCTACGAGCTAGCTAAAGCTGGGAAGAAGGTAACCTTGATCGAAGAAGGTGGTTACTATCATACAGGATCATTCGATAATCATGAATTAAATATGGCTGGTAAAGTTTCTGCAGAAAGGAACATGGCTACCACGGCAGATGGAACAGTAAATATAGTTTATGGAAAAAATGTTGGCGGGGCTTCCGTTCATTATTGGGCAGACAGTTATAGAACTCCTAAAGACAGATTAGAACTTTGGAGAGATAAATTCGGAATATTAGGTCATGGCTCTGAGGATCTAGAACCTTTTTGGAAAGAGTTAGACGACACACTAAATGTTCATCCAGCCAAAGAAGAAAATTACAATAGAATGAACCAATTGGTTCGTAAGGCTTCGAAAGATTTAGGATGGGAAGGAAATCCAGTCCCGCAAGCTAGAAAGAACTGTCAAAAATCCGGACATTGTATGCAAGGATGTATGTTCGGAGCAAAACAAAGTCAGCTTATCACTCATATTCCGATGGCAATGGCATTGGGCGCCGATCTTTATGCGGATACTAAAGCATTAGAATTGGAATTCGAAGGGGACAAAGTAGTCGGATTAGAAGCAGTTGTGATAGACAGACCTTCTCAAAAAGAATCCGAAATTAAGTTACGCTTCAAAGCAGATACAATCGTTGTTGCAGCAGGAGGATTTGGAAGTTCTACCTTTCTTCTAAAAAACGGACTGAAGAGAAAGTTACCCGCACTAGGAGAATTTTTAGCGATCAATCCTTCTCCATTTGTTCATGCGCTCTATAAAGAATCAATTGTCCAGTGGAGAAATATTCCATCTGCATATGGAGTAGAAGAATTTAGATTAGCACGTTATGCAGGAGGAATATACAGAGAAGGTGGATACCTAATCATGGCAAACCAATTGCAACCAGGAGCAATAGGTGCGTTAGTTCCGGGTTTCGGAGCGGAACATTTCGAGATCATGAAAGAACTTCCTAGACTTGGAGGTACAATAGGTTGGATAGATGATCCGGATACAGAGTTAGGAAGAATAGAGATCAAGTCCGGTGGAAAAAGAGAAGTTCAATACAGCTTCGGACCACTTACTAAAGAGATACTCAGAGATTGTATTCGCAAACAAGTGATCTTAAACTTTAAAGCGGGCGCTTACAAAGTAATCCTTCCTGATCTAAAAAGAACTGTGCTGACTAAATCTGAAGAGGTAGGTGTTGTAGATTCACTTCCGTTGACTCCTGCTTCTATGGCAATGGCAGCTCCTCATCCTGCTGGAGGATGCAGAATGGGACTGGATCCTAAAACTTCAGTCGTTGATTGGAATCATAAGGTGCATGGAATTTCGAATTTATACGTAAGTGATTCCAGTGTATTTCCTACTGCAGTTTCTGTGGATCCAAGCTATACGATCATGGCATTCTCCAAAAGAGCCGCCCAATTTATTTCAGAAAAGAAGGCCTGA
- a CDS encoding ferredoxin codes for MADKNDKVPENVPGKFYIDNSCVPCNDCLEEAPKLLKYTDDESKVYFHKQPTTPEEAVAARKAMEICPVEAIGDDGE; via the coding sequence ATGGCAGATAAGAATGACAAAGTTCCGGAAAATGTTCCGGGCAAATTCTATATTGATAACAGCTGTGTCCCTTGTAATGACTGCTTGGAAGAGGCCCCTAAACTTTTGAAGTATACCGACGATGAGTCTAAGGTATATTTTCATAAACAGCCTACCACTCCGGAAGAAGCCGTTGCCGCTCGCAAAGCTATGGAAATCTGTCCTGTAGAAGCGATCGGAGATGATGGAGAGTAA
- a CDS encoding PAS domain S-box protein yields MEERPGQEKTKLDQDQDLYRILIETSRELICLHNPEGIYLFVNPAIEILTGFKPEEMLGRNPYDFIHPDDRERILKDSHNPAKEGKPTVATQYRFLKKNGDYVWFQTLTQPIKNKEGKVTHLNTTSRDVTDQVQLTESLQQEKKFSSIMAELAKVGAWESNIETGNLYWSSEIYKILERDPSLGIDRDTVYQKYSYSEDMEKLRENNLRVYQKGETYSVEHRMVTETGRVIWVRTQGKPAYSDGRIVGVYGAMQDITLSKLVEEEIRLSEKKFSEAFHSSGNGIILLDRNGHFLELNQSFAKMIGYEPDELLFKSFQDVTYPEDLNVGAEAFRKIIDGERDSAQFAKRYIHKKGHIVWVFITGVAVRKDSGELMFIVSQIQDISRKRILENILREKNARLKSVGTHLKERISQLEEFNQIVSHNMRSPIGNISTLVKFLEEAETEEERVEYMDYLKTTSDQLLTTLNEIVEVIKIRQSPKIVSEEILFESVFSRVKAMFLGQILECDAEIIVDFSESPSIVYPPVYLESIFLNLLSNSLKYRSESPHPVIRFRTYWSRGNHVLEVQDNGLGIDLNKHGDQIFKLHKRFHRNTDGRGLGLFMTKNQIESLGGEIHVESAPGQGTKFIIHLSKANEFAI; encoded by the coding sequence ATGGAAGAAAGACCGGGTCAGGAAAAAACCAAATTGGATCAAGACCAAGATTTGTACCGGATCTTAATCGAAACCAGTCGAGAACTGATTTGCCTCCATAATCCAGAAGGAATCTATCTTTTTGTAAATCCTGCCATTGAAATTCTTACCGGTTTTAAACCTGAAGAAATGTTGGGACGTAATCCTTACGATTTTATTCATCCAGATGATAGAGAGCGTATTCTGAAGGATTCTCATAATCCAGCAAAAGAAGGAAAACCTACAGTCGCCACCCAATATCGTTTTTTAAAAAAGAATGGCGATTATGTTTGGTTCCAAACCCTGACTCAGCCAATTAAAAATAAAGAAGGAAAAGTCACTCATTTAAACACAACATCGAGAGATGTTACTGATCAGGTGCAACTGACGGAAAGTTTGCAGCAGGAGAAAAAATTCTCTTCTATCATGGCTGAACTTGCAAAGGTAGGAGCATGGGAATCCAATATTGAAACCGGCAATTTATATTGGTCTTCTGAAATATATAAGATCTTAGAAAGAGATCCTTCTCTTGGAATTGATAGAGATACTGTTTATCAAAAATATTCTTATTCCGAAGATATGGAAAAACTAAGAGAGAATAACTTAAGAGTCTATCAAAAAGGCGAGACTTACTCTGTGGAACATAGAATGGTTACAGAGACCGGAAGAGTGATCTGGGTTCGTACCCAAGGTAAACCTGCATATTCGGATGGTAGGATCGTCGGAGTATACGGCGCGATGCAGGACATTACTCTTTCTAAATTGGTAGAAGAAGAAATCCGTCTAAGTGAGAAAAAATTTTCCGAAGCATTTCATAGTTCCGGCAATGGGATCATACTTTTAGATAGGAATGGGCACTTTTTGGAACTCAATCAATCCTTTGCTAAGATGATAGGATATGAACCAGATGAACTTCTTTTCAAATCTTTCCAAGATGTTACTTATCCAGAAGATCTGAACGTCGGTGCAGAAGCATTTCGCAAAATAATTGATGGAGAAAGAGATAGCGCTCAATTCGCAAAGAGATACATCCATAAAAAAGGACATATAGTCTGGGTGTTTATCACCGGAGTTGCTGTAAGAAAAGATTCGGGAGAACTAATGTTCATCGTTTCTCAGATCCAAGATATCTCCAGAAAAAGGATCTTAGAAAATATTTTACGAGAAAAAAATGCTAGGCTCAAATCAGTAGGCACTCATTTAAAAGAAAGGATCTCTCAACTCGAGGAATTTAACCAGATTGTGTCCCATAATATGAGATCTCCTATCGGAAATATCTCTACACTGGTAAAATTTCTAGAAGAGGCTGAAACTGAAGAAGAGAGAGTCGAATACATGGACTATCTCAAGACCACCTCTGACCAATTACTTACTACATTAAACGAAATCGTTGAAGTTATTAAAATAAGGCAAAGCCCGAAGATTGTCTCCGAAGAAATCTTATTTGAATCAGTATTTTCAAGAGTAAAGGCCATGTTTTTGGGTCAAATATTAGAATGTGATGCCGAAATCATCGTAGATTTTTCGGAATCTCCTTCTATAGTTTACCCTCCAGTCTATCTAGAGAGTATTTTCTTAAACCTACTTTCTAATTCTTTGAAATATAGAAGTGAATCCCCCCATCCAGTGATCCGATTTAGGACATATTGGTCTCGCGGAAATCACGTTTTGGAAGTGCAAGATAACGGTTTAGGAATTGACTTAAATAAACATGGGGACCAAATTTTTAAATTACACAAAAGATTTCATCGAAACACGGACGGAAGAGGTTTGGGTCTGTTTATGACCAAAAATCAAATAGAATCGTTGGGCGGAGAAATCCATGTGGAAAGTGCTCCCGGACAGGGCACGAAGTTTATAATTCATCTTTCAAAAGCAAATGAATTCGCTATATAA
- a CDS encoding response regulator → MNSLYKKQKLLLVDDDAIFVEIAKRTIEKTGAVESLKVFPDGEGAISFLKEHQSEPDIIPDFIFLDINMPFMDGWQFLDEYANFVHALSKKPEIYMVSSSVDDSDLRRAKEIPLVKDYIIKPVSLDSFKKILTNQV, encoded by the coding sequence ATGAATTCGCTATATAAAAAACAGAAACTTTTACTCGTAGATGACGACGCGATCTTTGTCGAGATTGCTAAGAGAACCATTGAGAAGACTGGCGCGGTTGAAAGTTTAAAAGTATTTCCTGATGGAGAAGGTGCGATTAGCTTCCTGAAAGAGCATCAAAGTGAGCCGGATATCATCCCTGACTTTATATTTTTAGATATTAATATGCCTTTTATGGATGGTTGGCAATTTTTGGATGAGTATGCAAATTTCGTGCACGCTCTCAGCAAAAAGCCTGAAATCTATATGGTTAGCTCTTCCGTCGACGATTCGGATCTCAGAAGAGCTAAGGAAATTCCATTAGTAAAAGATTATATAATCAAACCTGTGTCTTTGGATTCCTTTAAAAAAATCCTCACAAACCAAGTTTAA
- a CDS encoding NADP-dependent isocitrate dehydrogenase, translated as MSSKKKIAVAKGDGIGPEIMDATLRILEAAGASIEPVFIDIGEQVYKKGHSAGIEPSAWDILRDTKVFFKAPITTPQGGGYKSLNVTVRTTLGLFANVRPCISLYPYVDTKHPKLDVVIVRENEEDLYTGIEHKQTSDTVQCLKLVSRPGSEKIIRYAFEYAKAYGRKKVTVMVKDNIMKQSDGLFHDVFKEIAKEYPDIEAASEIIDIGAAHLAERPQAYDVVVTLNLYGDIISDIVAQVAGSVGMAGSANIGEVVSMFEAIHGSAPDIAGKNIANPSGLINAAVMMLVHLGQPDIAAKIQNAWLLTIEEGIHTGDIYKAGVSRIKVGTKEFGEAVIGNLGHLPEKFKPISFGKAKAIHIPEYKRKALQKELVGVDVFLDWAPGTSEELAKKLSAVAGDLKLRMITNRGVKVYPNGAPETFLTDHWRCRFVNPETPDTESGDGFIKIQSEQIAKLLLRISEAGLDSIQTDNLYKFEGKRAFSLGGGE; from the coding sequence ATGAGCTCGAAGAAAAAAATCGCTGTTGCTAAAGGAGATGGGATTGGTCCGGAAATCATGGACGCTACCCTTAGGATCTTAGAAGCGGCAGGTGCGAGCATCGAACCGGTCTTCATAGATATCGGAGAACAAGTCTACAAAAAAGGCCATAGCGCAGGAATAGAACCGAGTGCCTGGGATATTCTTCGCGACACAAAAGTATTTTTTAAAGCTCCAATCACAACTCCTCAAGGAGGCGGTTACAAAAGTTTGAACGTAACCGTTAGAACCACCTTAGGATTATTTGCAAACGTTAGGCCTTGTATATCACTTTATCCTTATGTAGATACTAAACATCCTAAGTTAGATGTAGTTATCGTAAGAGAGAATGAAGAAGATCTTTATACTGGTATAGAACATAAACAGACTTCCGATACTGTCCAATGTTTAAAATTAGTTTCAAGACCAGGTTCCGAAAAGATCATCCGCTATGCTTTCGAATACGCTAAAGCTTATGGCAGAAAAAAAGTAACTGTTATGGTTAAAGACAATATCATGAAACAGTCTGATGGATTATTTCATGATGTGTTCAAAGAAATTGCAAAAGAATATCCCGATATAGAAGCAGCAAGCGAGATCATTGATATAGGTGCTGCCCACTTAGCAGAACGACCTCAGGCTTACGATGTAGTAGTTACCTTAAACTTATACGGAGATATCATTTCAGATATTGTAGCCCAGGTAGCTGGCTCAGTCGGTATGGCTGGATCTGCAAATATAGGAGAAGTTGTCTCAATGTTTGAAGCAATCCATGGGTCTGCACCAGACATCGCAGGAAAAAATATCGCAAACCCAAGCGGATTGATCAATGCAGCAGTGATGATGTTAGTTCATTTAGGACAACCTGATATCGCCGCAAAGATCCAAAACGCTTGGTTACTCACTATCGAAGAAGGAATTCATACCGGAGATATATATAAAGCTGGGGTAAGCCGCATCAAAGTAGGAACGAAAGAATTCGGAGAGGCAGTGATTGGAAACCTTGGTCATCTTCCAGAAAAGTTCAAACCAATCTCTTTTGGAAAAGCAAAAGCAATCCACATTCCGGAATACAAAAGAAAAGCACTCCAAAAAGAATTAGTTGGTGTGGATGTATTTCTAGATTGGGCTCCAGGAACTTCTGAAGAACTCGCTAAAAAACTAAGTGCAGTTGCCGGAGATCTGAAACTCAGAATGATCACGAATAGAGGAGTTAAAGTTTATCCAAATGGTGCTCCAGAAACTTTTTTAACAGATCATTGGAGATGCAGATTCGTAAATCCGGAAACTCCAGACACTGAATCTGGAGATGGTTTTATAAAGATCCAGTCTGAACAGATAGCAAAATTATTACTTAGAATTTCAGAAGCAGGATTAGACAGTATCCAAACGGATAACTTGTATAAGTTTGAAGGAAAAAGAGCATTTTCCTTAGGTGGTGGAGAATAA
- a CDS encoding molybdopterin molybdotransferase MoeA, with the protein MISVQEALKLVESSASISSFENTNLENSLGKVLREKIYADRDYPPFHRATMDGFALKSEGFSEDRIYSYTRELHAGESFQLESGEEAIRIMTGAPVPDGFDLVIKIEDSEDLGFSNGKKQVRFRTEKSGSFSNIAIQGEDLKQDQEILREGTLVSASVLSLLSSLGKYSIQTSKLPRVRVISTGNEIVGPGEIPKPWQIRDSNSYSIRSLLQKYGIVPLSVVRAGDDPILLENAVSEGLDSDLLILSGGVSMGNLDLVPKILEASGVKEVFHKVKIKPGKPIWFGKKNEQAVFGLPGNPFSVQVCFRIFVEAYIRKFLGHSSEKPICMPFAGERKKKNKLTEFFPVSYETKGQTFLSEKKFNGSGDIRAGIFSDGLGVQFSETESLKEGDLLEFYSWT; encoded by the coding sequence TTGATCTCTGTCCAAGAGGCACTGAAACTCGTAGAATCTTCTGCTAGTATTTCTTCTTTTGAAAATACGAACTTGGAAAATTCTCTCGGGAAAGTTCTGAGAGAAAAGATTTACGCAGACAGAGATTATCCTCCTTTTCATAGAGCCACCATGGATGGATTTGCTCTTAAGTCAGAAGGTTTTTCAGAAGATAGGATCTATTCTTATACAAGAGAACTTCATGCAGGAGAATCCTTTCAGTTAGAAAGCGGAGAAGAAGCCATTCGTATCATGACAGGCGCTCCTGTTCCAGATGGCTTCGATCTAGTGATAAAGATAGAAGACTCAGAAGATTTAGGATTTTCTAATGGAAAGAAACAAGTTCGGTTTCGGACAGAAAAATCCGGCTCCTTCTCCAATATAGCGATCCAAGGAGAAGATCTAAAGCAAGATCAGGAAATTTTAAGAGAAGGGACATTAGTCAGTGCTTCAGTTCTTTCTTTGCTTTCCTCCTTGGGGAAATATTCGATTCAAACTTCTAAACTTCCGAGAGTGAGGGTGATCTCTACAGGAAATGAGATCGTTGGTCCGGGAGAAATTCCAAAACCTTGGCAAATCAGAGATTCGAATTCTTACTCTATCCGGTCTTTATTACAAAAATATGGTATAGTTCCGTTATCTGTGGTGCGAGCTGGAGATGATCCTATTCTTTTGGAAAACGCAGTATCGGAAGGTTTAGATTCAGATCTTCTTATTCTCTCTGGAGGAGTTTCTATGGGAAATCTAGACCTGGTTCCTAAAATTCTGGAAGCTTCGGGTGTGAAGGAAGTTTTTCATAAAGTTAAGATCAAGCCTGGAAAACCGATTTGGTTTGGTAAGAAGAATGAGCAGGCGGTCTTTGGTCTACCTGGAAACCCTTTCAGTGTTCAGGTTTGTTTTCGGATCTTCGTGGAAGCATATATCAGAAAATTTTTAGGACATTCTTCGGAAAAACCTATCTGTATGCCTTTTGCAGGAGAAAGAAAAAAGAAAAACAAACTGACCGAGTTCTTTCCGGTTTCTTATGAGACCAAAGGCCAAACATTTTTATCAGAAAAGAAGTTTAACGGAAGCGGTGATATCCGCGCAGGAATTTTTTCGGATGGACTAGGAGTCCAATTTTCGGAAACGGAAAGTCTGAAAGAAGGGGATCTGTTGGAATTCTATTCATGGACCTAA
- the moaCB gene encoding bifunctional molybdenum cofactor biosynthesis protein MoaC/MoaB → MNDITGKKTTLRTAQAEGFVFCKPETIIRIKENTLPKGDLFGVAKAAALLGSKKTAELIPHCHPVSIDSFQIEFEVLSEKNAVRILTTAKSIGKTGIEMEALTGVSVASLVIYDLLKPIDKELEISSIRLLEKKGGKTDSQITKFAAGSKAGILVCSDSTFQGKREDGSGKAILSLLKEHDVETVKSEVLPDEPEQIRNRILEWSKLGLDLIVTTGGTGLGPRDNTPEAIKEILEQEIPGIAEAMRSFGQDRTPFAMLSRSIAGRIGKTIVVSVPGSTNGATESLQAILPAVFHAKKMMRGEGH, encoded by the coding sequence ATGAACGATATTACCGGAAAGAAAACAACTCTTCGAACTGCCCAAGCAGAAGGTTTTGTATTCTGCAAACCGGAAACCATCATTAGGATCAAAGAAAATACTCTTCCTAAGGGAGATCTTTTTGGAGTGGCAAAGGCAGCTGCACTTCTTGGCTCCAAAAAAACTGCAGAGCTGATCCCTCATTGTCATCCTGTTTCCATTGACTCCTTTCAAATAGAATTCGAAGTTCTTTCGGAAAAAAACGCAGTCAGGATCTTAACTACCGCCAAGTCGATCGGAAAAACCGGTATAGAAATGGAGGCTTTGACAGGTGTAAGTGTGGCTTCATTAGTGATTTATGATTTATTAAAACCTATCGATAAAGAACTAGAAATTTCTTCCATTCGCCTTTTAGAGAAGAAGGGAGGCAAAACAGATTCTCAAATCACAAAATTTGCCGCAGGTTCCAAGGCAGGCATCTTGGTTTGCTCTGATTCTACTTTCCAAGGCAAACGAGAGGATGGATCCGGAAAAGCTATTTTAAGTCTATTAAAAGAACATGATGTAGAAACTGTTAAATCAGAAGTCCTGCCAGATGAACCGGAGCAGATCAGAAATAGAATATTAGAATGGTCTAAATTAGGTTTAGATCTGATCGTCACTACAGGCGGGACAGGACTCGGGCCAAGAGACAATACTCCTGAAGCGATAAAAGAAATTTTAGAACAGGAAATCCCGGGAATTGCAGAAGCAATGAGATCCTTCGGTCAAGACAGAACCCCATTTGCAATGTTATCCAGATCTATCGCGGGCAGGATTGGAAAAACAATAGTAGTATCTGTTCCAGGAAGCACGAATGGTGCTACGGAAAGTTTACAAGCAATTCTTCCAGCAGTATTCCATGCTAAAAAAATGATGAGAGGAGAAGGACATTGA